One window of Sphingobium sp. HWE2-09 genomic DNA carries:
- a CDS encoding TonB-dependent receptor, with product MSDWKRTIRGHVAGWTLATAMMAAPALAQDAPAAGEGAAPKPAQAPEQAAGTADIIVTAQFRAQNLQDTPIAITAVSADTLAARSQTSVTDLGQFAPNVALAPATSIQGNAVAAFIRGVGQLDASFALEPGVGIYIDDIYYGTTFGAVMDLTDLERVEVLRGPQGTLAGKNSVGGAVKLFSKKPDATPGGFVEATYGRFDRLELRGSANVPLTDDLFLRVSGVSKNVDGYMKLLDYGCVNPASGIPSSSGNKNCRIGTEGGIDVMALRAALRYAPAGSPLEINIVADVSKDKSETVATKLLYADNPAVRSYVAGDPTAGIPFDSRFMTGDKSYTSYATYATGGNYTTVFGIPTQIAPGGFSASPTSTVKAWGLSGTINYDLSDSLKLKSITGYRSADGTSAIDVDGSPLAILLQQFTYGHEQFTQELRLSANFNDLVDLTVGGFYYKATDTIQGRSQIPTLLFDFLSDDVIKNRSASVFAHGEFHITDAFNIIGGLRYTDDKKTYRYSRRNVDGSLPSGAFFTPNFLLVGLDGLTGTFKGNRVDYRIGVNYRWSSELMTYAQLSTGFKGGGINPRPSAPDQVQTFGPEKLTTYEAGFKADLFGRMLRLNGAVFLNKYDDMQLVRYQCPESIVLSCSVPSNAGDAEVLGWELEAQLRPADGLSFDASVGYLDFDYKRITNPATLVTKDMIAPFISKWQLSAGVQYEADLGGNGTLTPRIDWSWRSNFYYNSVNNRYNLIDAPSLFNARLTYQAADKDWSLSVGVTNVFDTFYYNGVAENVGTFGVVTGTVGRPREWTATVKKSF from the coding sequence ATGTCCGATTGGAAGCGCACGATCAGGGGCCATGTGGCGGGATGGACGCTGGCGACCGCGATGATGGCCGCGCCAGCGCTGGCGCAGGATGCGCCCGCGGCAGGCGAAGGGGCCGCCCCGAAGCCGGCACAGGCGCCCGAACAGGCCGCAGGCACCGCCGACATCATCGTCACGGCCCAGTTCCGCGCGCAGAATTTGCAGGATACGCCGATCGCGATCACGGCCGTGTCGGCCGATACGTTGGCGGCGCGCAGCCAGACCAGCGTCACCGACCTTGGCCAGTTCGCGCCCAACGTGGCGCTGGCGCCTGCGACCAGCATTCAGGGCAATGCCGTCGCCGCCTTCATCCGCGGCGTCGGCCAGCTCGACGCCAGTTTCGCGCTGGAGCCGGGCGTCGGCATCTATATCGACGATATCTATTATGGCACGACCTTTGGCGCGGTCATGGACCTGACCGATCTGGAGCGGGTCGAAGTGCTGCGCGGACCACAGGGCACGCTGGCGGGCAAGAATAGCGTCGGCGGCGCGGTGAAGCTGTTCAGCAAGAAGCCGGATGCGACGCCGGGCGGTTTCGTCGAGGCGACCTATGGCCGGTTCGACCGGCTGGAACTGCGCGGCAGCGCCAATGTCCCCTTGACCGACGATCTGTTCCTGCGCGTGTCGGGCGTGTCGAAGAATGTCGATGGCTATATGAAGCTGCTCGACTATGGCTGCGTGAACCCGGCGTCCGGCATTCCGTCCAGCAGCGGCAACAAGAATTGCCGGATCGGCACCGAAGGCGGGATCGACGTGATGGCGCTGCGTGCCGCGCTGCGTTACGCGCCTGCCGGATCGCCGCTGGAAATCAACATCGTCGCCGATGTGTCGAAGGACAAGAGCGAGACGGTCGCGACCAAATTGCTCTACGCCGACAATCCTGCGGTGCGCAGCTATGTCGCTGGCGATCCGACAGCCGGCATCCCGTTCGACAGCCGGTTCATGACCGGGGACAAGAGCTACACATCCTATGCCACCTATGCGACCGGCGGCAATTACACGACCGTGTTCGGCATCCCGACCCAGATCGCGCCAGGCGGCTTTTCCGCCAGCCCGACCAGCACGGTCAAGGCCTGGGGTCTGTCCGGCACGATCAATTACGACCTGTCGGACAGCCTGAAGCTGAAATCGATCACCGGCTATCGCAGCGCCGACGGCACGAGCGCGATCGACGTCGACGGATCGCCGCTCGCCATATTGTTGCAGCAATTCACTTACGGCCATGAGCAGTTTACCCAGGAATTGCGCCTGAGCGCCAACTTCAACGATCTGGTCGACCTGACGGTGGGCGGCTTCTATTACAAGGCCACCGACACGATCCAGGGCCGCAGCCAGATCCCAACACTGCTCTTCGATTTCCTGTCGGACGACGTCATCAAGAATCGCAGCGCATCGGTCTTCGCCCATGGCGAATTTCATATCACCGACGCCTTCAACATCATCGGCGGTCTGCGCTACACCGACGACAAGAAAACCTATCGCTATTCGCGCCGCAATGTGGACGGCAGCTTGCCGAGCGGCGCTTTCTTCACGCCCAATTTCCTGCTCGTGGGACTGGACGGGCTGACCGGCACGTTCAAGGGCAATCGGGTCGATTATCGCATCGGCGTCAATTATCGCTGGTCGAGCGAACTGATGACCTATGCGCAACTCTCCACCGGCTTCAAGGGCGGCGGCATCAATCCCCGCCCGTCCGCGCCCGATCAGGTCCAGACCTTCGGCCCGGAAAAGCTGACCACCTATGAAGCCGGGTTCAAGGCCGATCTGTTCGGCCGGATGCTGCGCCTGAACGGCGCGGTGTTTCTCAACAAATATGACGATATGCAGCTCGTCCGCTATCAATGCCCGGAAAGCATCGTCCTGTCCTGTTCGGTGCCGTCCAATGCGGGCGATGCGGAAGTATTGGGCTGGGAATTGGAGGCGCAACTGCGCCCGGCGGACGGCCTGTCGTTCGACGCGTCGGTCGGCTATCTCGACTTCGACTATAAGCGGATCACCAACCCTGCAACCTTGGTGACCAAGGACATGATCGCACCCTTCATCAGCAAATGGCAGCTGTCGGCGGGCGTGCAATATGAGGCCGACCTGGGCGGCAACGGCACGCTGACGCCGCGGATCGACTGGTCGTGGCGCTCCAACTTCTATTATAACTCGGTCAACAACCGCTATAATCTGATCGACGCGCCCAGCCTGTTCAATGCGCGGCTGACCTATCAGGCGGCGGACAAGGACTGGTCGCTCAGCGTCGGCGTGACCAATGTCTTCGACACATTCTATTATAATGGCGTGGCGGAAAATGTCGGCACCTTCGGCGTCGTCACCGGCACCGTGGGTCGCCCGCGCGAATGGACCGCGACGGTCAAGAAAAGCTTTTGA